The following coding sequences are from one Candidatus Nitrohelix vancouverensis window:
- a CDS encoding flippase-like domain-containing protein, giving the protein MNHPKQFIISLIVTAGALYYTLHNVSLSDLARSFADVNYIYMIPAVLLMAFSYVCRCWRWRILLSPMKPVDTKGLFSPLMVGYMGNILPARAGEILRPYLVSKKYDIPFSGALATIVVERVFDIAILLLFFIWVFVFNANLFSSEAVLSGMSVQDLALNFGQIAGAFALLIFVFIFGLLFYEERVRAVLLWMVSRLPEKWHEKVEFLLSEFKLGVMVLKDWGALGKIIFLTTLEWFVNIYSMYPLYWAYNIQDKSQQSVILLTVMIAIMVTVLPTPALLGSFNAGVTIALHDVMHETEIAAAGLGMAGWGLNFLVIFLAGTYFIFHDSLSVKQLFQAEAEGEKEKESLEHEK; this is encoded by the coding sequence TTGAACCATCCCAAGCAATTCATCATTTCCCTGATTGTTACGGCGGGAGCGCTTTACTACACGCTTCATAACGTCTCTCTTTCCGATTTGGCGCGATCTTTTGCGGACGTGAATTATATTTATATGATTCCCGCCGTATTACTGATGGCGTTCAGCTATGTGTGTCGGTGCTGGCGTTGGCGCATCCTGCTGTCCCCGATGAAACCGGTGGATACGAAGGGTCTGTTTTCGCCTTTGATGGTCGGTTATATGGGCAATATACTGCCCGCCCGCGCCGGGGAAATTTTACGACCCTATCTGGTTTCGAAAAAATACGACATCCCGTTTTCTGGCGCGCTGGCGACCATCGTCGTCGAACGCGTGTTCGATATTGCGATTCTGCTCCTGTTTTTCATCTGGGTGTTCGTGTTCAACGCGAACCTGTTTTCATCCGAAGCGGTCCTTTCGGGCATGTCGGTGCAGGACCTGGCTTTGAACTTCGGTCAAATCGCCGGGGCCTTTGCCTTGCTGATCTTCGTTTTTATTTTTGGCCTGCTGTTCTACGAAGAACGGGTGCGGGCCGTGTTGCTCTGGATGGTGAGTCGGCTTCCAGAGAAATGGCACGAGAAGGTCGAGTTCCTGCTGAGCGAATTCAAGCTGGGCGTCATGGTTCTGAAGGATTGGGGCGCTCTGGGCAAGATCATCTTTCTGACCACGCTGGAGTGGTTCGTCAATATTTACAGCATGTATCCGCTATATTGGGCTTACAATATTCAGGACAAATCGCAACAATCGGTGATTTTATTGACGGTGATGATCGCCATCATGGTCACTGTCCTGCCCACCCCGGCTTTGCTGGGTTCGTTCAACGCCGGAGTGACGATCGCTTTGCACGACGTCATGCATGAAACCGAAATCGCGGCGGCGGGTCTGGGGATGGCCGGTTGGGGATTGAACTTTCTGGTGATCTTTCTGGCTGGGACCTATTTCATCTTTCATGATTCCTTATCCGTCAAACAGTTGTTTCAGGCGGAGGCGGAAGGCGAAAAGGAAAAAGAATCGCTCGAACATGAAAAATGA
- a CDS encoding flippase-like domain-containing protein gives MKKLAQLFIGLAIAGGALYYTLRNVSMAELANSFKTIDHIYILPSILILSASYVLRAFRWQILLAPMQTMKVSELYSPLIVGFMSNILPGRAGEFIRAYLLKQRSSISFSGAFATIIVERLFDLLMMLLMFIWLFVFRSEVFATDARAMGLPVETVAVKFGQIAATLIAVLLVFIYLLVWHKEKFLTLVVWFEKRLPEKWANKVQYLVDEFSLGLSVIKDIRALIKILLFSILIWTAITVTFYPLYWAYDLQNKSLDSLVLMTVMVGIFITVLPTPAFLGSTNAAILISLHHIMGENELDAVSFGMVSWALGFVILLVGGVYFLMHDHLSLSRLVQAEEELAESDEAKSSKPESRR, from the coding sequence TTGAAAAAACTCGCACAATTGTTCATCGGACTCGCGATTGCGGGAGGGGCTTTGTACTACACCCTCCGAAACGTTTCGATGGCGGAGCTGGCGAATTCTTTCAAGACGATCGATCATATCTACATCCTTCCCTCGATTCTGATTCTTTCCGCAAGCTATGTTCTAAGGGCGTTCCGCTGGCAGATTCTTCTGGCGCCCATGCAGACGATGAAGGTGTCTGAGTTGTATTCACCGCTGATCGTCGGTTTCATGAGCAACATCCTGCCGGGGCGAGCGGGGGAATTTATTCGAGCCTATCTGCTCAAGCAAAGGAGTTCCATCTCCTTTTCCGGGGCCTTCGCGACCATCATCGTTGAGCGATTATTTGATTTGCTCATGATGTTGCTCATGTTCATCTGGCTGTTCGTGTTTCGTTCCGAAGTGTTTGCGACAGACGCGAGGGCGATGGGGCTTCCGGTAGAGACGGTGGCGGTCAAGTTTGGTCAGATCGCCGCGACCTTGATCGCGGTTCTGCTGGTGTTCATTTACCTGCTGGTCTGGCACAAGGAAAAGTTTTTGACCCTTGTTGTCTGGTTCGAAAAGCGTTTGCCGGAAAAATGGGCGAACAAGGTTCAGTACCTGGTCGATGAGTTCAGTCTGGGACTGTCGGTAATAAAAGACATCCGGGCTTTGATCAAAATTTTGTTATTTTCGATATTGATCTGGACGGCGATTACGGTTACATTTTATCCTCTCTACTGGGCTTACGATTTGCAAAACAAATCGCTGGATTCCCTGGTGCTGATGACGGTGATGGTTGGCATATTCATCACCGTTCTACCGACCCCTGCGTTTTTAGGCTCGACGAATGCGGCGATTCTGATATCCCTGCACCACATCATGGGCGAAAACGAACTGGACGCGGTCAGTTTTGGCATGGTTTCCTGGGCCCTTGGCTTTGTAATTTTGTTAGTGGGCGGAGTTTATTTTTTAATGCACGATCATTTGTCGTTGAGTCGCCTGGTTCAGGCTGAGGAGGAATTGGCGGAATCCGACGAAGCGAAGAGTAGTAAGCCGGAGTCGCGTCGTTGA
- a CDS encoding bifunctional riboflavin kinase/FAD synthetase: MNVVRGLEKLSVAPPYPVVTIGNFDGVHLGHRELLKKTVRLARKNDGTATVFTFEPHPLKTIAPEKMPPMLTTFRKKMELIEAFGVNQVVCARFNRRFSEQKPEDFIRDVLVGRLGAREVVVGFDYGFGKGRVGTLESLRDLGVECGFETHVVEPYRIANQLVSSSLIRSLIEQGEVQKARDLLGRHYSIEGEVVRGRGVGRRIGFPTANLATGDCSLPASGVYAARALAGGRRIKAVVNIGVRPTFGEQPLSVEAHLLNYNQDLYGRVIELEFIARVRGEIKFNSANALAAQIRSDVETAGNLLETVI; the protein is encoded by the coding sequence ATCTGGGCCATCGGGAATTGTTGAAAAAGACCGTTCGGCTGGCGCGGAAAAACGACGGGACGGCGACGGTTTTCACGTTTGAGCCGCATCCTCTGAAGACCATAGCGCCTGAAAAGATGCCGCCCATGTTGACCACTTTTCGCAAGAAGATGGAATTGATCGAGGCGTTCGGCGTGAACCAGGTGGTGTGCGCGCGTTTCAACCGCCGCTTTTCCGAGCAGAAACCGGAGGATTTCATCCGCGATGTTCTGGTGGGCAGGCTGGGCGCGCGCGAAGTGGTGGTCGGCTTCGATTACGGCTTTGGCAAGGGACGGGTCGGGACCTTGGAGTCTTTGCGCGATTTGGGCGTCGAATGCGGGTTCGAGACGCATGTGGTGGAGCCTTACCGGATTGCGAATCAACTGGTCAGCAGTTCCCTGATTCGGTCTTTGATTGAACAGGGCGAGGTGCAGAAGGCGCGCGATTTGCTTGGCAGACATTATTCGATTGAAGGAGAGGTGGTGCGCGGTCGCGGCGTTGGTCGCCGAATCGGTTTCCCGACGGCGAATCTGGCGACGGGGGATTGTTCGCTACCGGCTAGCGGGGTTTACGCCGCGCGTGCTTTGGCGGGCGGCAGGCGAATCAAGGCCGTCGTCAATATCGGGGTGCGCCCGACTTTTGGCGAACAGCCTTTGAGCGTGGAAGCGCATCTGCTGAACTACAATCAGGATTTGTACGGCCGGGTGATCGAGTTGGAGTTCATCGCCAGGGTTCGGGGAGAGATCAAATTCAATTCGGCGAATGCATTGGCGGCGCAGATCCGATCGGATGTTGAGACGGCGGGCAATCTGCTGGAGACGGTAATTTGA